Proteins encoded in a region of the Populus alba chromosome 13, ASM523922v2, whole genome shotgun sequence genome:
- the LOC118060764 gene encoding acyl-CoA-binding domain-containing protein 4: MAMARASSGPAYPERFYAAAAYAGFDGSHNSTSTVSSKFQNDTALLLYALYQQATVGPCNVPKPSSWKAVEQSKWKSWQGLGNMASTEAMRLFVKILEEDDPSWYYRASNSISEISESVVDTQVNHYSKNEPIIKNGNSFPETKTISTENGTLVETQDKDVVSEDVGTVAVYDQWIAPSITGQPPKARYEHGAAIVQDKMYVYGGNHNGRYLNDLHVLDLRSWAWSKVNFKVENESQEGQSPAKLTPCAGHSLIPWENKLLSVAGHTKDPSETIQIKVFHLQSCTWSTLKTYGKAPVSRGGQSVTLVGTSLVIFGGQDAKRSLLNDLHILDLETMTWDEIDAVGVPPSPRSDHAAAVHAERYLLIFGGGSHATCFNDLHVLDMQTMEWTRPTQQGEIPTPRAGHAGVTVGENWFIVGGGDNKSGVSETAVLNMSTLVWSVVTSVQGRVPLASEGLSLVLSSYNGEDVLVSFGGYNGHYSNEVNVLKPSHKSTLQSKITETPVPDTVSAVHNVTNPTRDVDSELEVGQEGKIREIVMDNIDRESWKSRGEGTSLIATLKAEREELDSSLSKEKLQTLHLKQELADAETRNTDLYKELQSVRGQLAAEQSRCFKLEVDVAELRQKLQTMETLQKELELLQRQKAASEQALDANHRQGSGGVWGWLAGTPGGQKVDNA; the protein is encoded by the exons ATGGCGATGGCGAGGGCAAGCTCTGGCCCCGCATACCCCGAGCGATTCTATGCAGCTGCAGCATACGCTGGATTTGATGGATCTCACAATTCCACCAGTACCGTCTCTTCTAAATTCCAAAACGACACCGCTTTGCTCCTCTACGCTCTCTACCAACAG GCGACAGTTGGACCGTGTAATGTGCCGAAACCTAGCAGTTGGAAGGCTGTAGAACAAAGCAAATGGAAAAG cTGGCAGGGGCTTGGAAATATGGCCTCTACAGAAGCAATGCGTCTCTTCGTGAAAATATTGGAG GAAGATGATCCAAGTTGGTACTATCGAGCATCTAACTCTATTTCAGAAATCTCAGAGTCTGTTGTAGACACACAAGTGAAT CATTACTCAAAAAATGAGCCTATAATCAAGAATGGGAACTCTTTCCCAGAGACAAAGACCATTTCTACTGAGAATGGGACTCTTGTAGAAACACAGGATAAAGATGTTGTCTCAGAAGATGTTGGTACAGTTGCTGTCTATGATCAATGGATTGCACCTTCAATAACTGGCCAACCCCCAAAAGCCCGATATGAG cATGGAGCAGCAATTGTTCAAGATAAGATGTATGTATATGGGGGAAATCACAATGGCCGCTATCTCAATGATCTTCAT GTGCTGGATTTGAGAAGCTGGGCCTGGTCAAAGGTCAATTTTAAGGTCGAGAATGAGTCACAGGAGGGACAGTCTCCAGCTAAATTAACTCCCTGTGCTGGCCATTCCTTG ATACCATGGGAGAATAAGCTTCTATCAGTTGCTGGACACACAAAGGATCCTTCTGAAACTATCCAga tCAAGGTATTTCATCTTCAATCTTGTACTTGGTCAACCTTAAAGACTTATGGGAAAGCACCG GTCTCACGTGGTGGTCAATCAGTCACCCTTGTTGGGACAAGCTTAGTGATTTTTGGTGGACAAGATGCAAAGAGATCTCTCTTGAATGATCTGCATATTCTTGACCTAGAAACCATGACCTGGGATGAAATTGATGCCGT TGGTGTGCCTCCTTCTCCAAGATCTGATCACGCTGCTGCAGTACATGCTGAGCGTTACCTTCTTATTTTTGGTGGAGGCTCGCATGCTACTTGTTTCAATGATCTGCATGTGCTTGATATGCAAACT ATGGAATGGACTCGACCCACACAACAGGGTGAGATACCAACTCCCCGGGCTGGACATGCAGGTGTAACAGTTGGTGAGAATTGGTTTATCGTTGGTGGTGGTGACAACAAGTCTG GGGTCTCTGAAACTGCAGTCCTGAACATGTCTACACTTGTCTGGTCTGTCGTAACCTCTGTTCAAGGGCGTGTTCCTCTTGCCAGTGAG GGTTTGAGTTTAGTCTTGAGCTCTTATAATGGTGAAGATGTTCTTGTATCTTTTGGAGGATATAATGGGCATTACAGCAATGAA GTCAATGTTCTAAAACCAAGCCACaaatcaaccttgcaatcgaaAATAACAGAGACCCCTGTGCCAGACACTGTTTCTGCTGTCCATAATGTCACCAACCCCACCAGAGATGTGGACTCTGAGTTGGAAGTGGGGCAAGAAGGCAAAATCAGGGAAATTGTTATGGATAACATTGACCGAGAGTCCTGG AAATCTAGAGGTGAGGGAACTAGTCTTATAGCCACTTTAAAGGCTGAGAGAGAAGAACTGGATTCTTCACTTAGCAAGGAGAAGTTGCAGACTCTCCATTTAAAGCAAGAGTTAGCTGATGCCGAGACTCGTAACACCGACCTTTACAAG GAGCTCCAATCTGTACGTGGTCAACTTGCTGCTGAGCAGTCAAGATGTTTCAAACTAGAG GTTGATGTTGCGGAACTACGACAAAAGCTTCAAACAATGGAGACTCTGCAAAAAGAACTTGAACTCCTGCAACGACAGAAGGCTGCCTCTGAACAGGCCTTAGATGCAAATCATAGGCAGGGATCAGGTGGTGTGTGGGGCTGGCTTGCTGGAACGCCTGGCGGCCAGAAAGTAGACAATGCCTAA